The following DNA comes from Deltaproteobacteria bacterium.
TCATGTACCGAAACCGATCGATGTATCTGGCGGTCGTCCAGGACGTGACCGAACGCGAAACCGCGCAGCAGGCGGTGCGCGAGACCGAGGAACGCTATCAGGGCGTGTTCGAGGCCGCCGGCGAAGGCATCGGCATTCTCGACCTCAAGGGGATTCTGCAGGACGCCAACGCGGCCTACGCCGAGATGCTCGGGTTTGCCCGGGCCGACCTCGTCGGCAAACCCATGTCGGCCTTCGTGCGCCCGGGCGACGAACCGTTCACTCCGGCGTTTCTGGCCGAAATCCGCACGTCGAAAACGCGCACCCCGGTCCGGCTCGAGGCCGTGTTCATGCGCAAAAACGGCGACCCGGTCGACGTCGAGGTCGCCCTCATGCCCCTGACGTTCGCGAAGCGCTCCGCGCTGATCGGCATCTTCCGCGACGTGACCGAACGCAAGAATGCCGAGCGCGCGCTGCGCGAAAGCGAAATGCGTTACCGCATGCTCGCCGACAACGCGACCGACATCATCTGGACGATGGACATGGAGCTGCGTTTCACGCACGTGAGCCCGGCGGTCACGCGCGTGTTCGGGTACTCGGTCGCCGAGGCGCTCGATCTGCCGATGGCGAACCTGATGCGCCCCGAGGACGTGGAGAATGCGCGCAGCATTCTGCGCAATGCGGTGCAGACATCGCAGGACGGCGTCCCGACGTCGGCGCCCGCGATTCTGGAACTGCGCAACATCCACAAGGACGGGCACACGATCTGGACCGAGACGACGATCGACTACATCCGCGACGAGGCGGGCAACCCGACCGGCATCATCGGCGCGACGCGCGACATCACCCGGCGCAAGGAGGCCGACGCCGAAAAAGAAACGCTGCAGGCGCAGCTCCGCCAGGCGCTCAAGATGGAGGCGATCGGGCGGCTCGCCGGCGGCGTGGCGCACGACTTCAACAACATGCTGACGGGCATCCTCGTCAACGCGCAGATCATGATCGGCGCGCTCGACGTGGGGCACCCGCTGCGCCTGGAGGCGCAGGAGATCAAGCGCGCGGCCGAGCGCGCGGCCGACCTGACGAAGCAGCTCCTCGCCTTCGGCCGAAAGCAGATCATCTCGCCCAAGGCGCTCAACCTCAACGAGATCGTCCAGATGTCGCAGAAGATGATCGGTCGCATCATCGGCGAGGACATCGAGCGCATCTACGACCTGGGCGAGTCGCTCTGGTCCATTCACGCCGATCCGGTGCAGATGGATCAGATTCTGGTCAATCTCTCGGTCAACGCGCGCGACGCCATGCCGCAGGGCGGCACGCTGCGTTTCGTGACGCGCAACTGCCATCTCGACCGAATGTTCTGCCGGGCGCACCCCGGCTGCACCCCGGGCGAATACGTGCTGTTGCAAGTGTCCGACAACGGCCACGGCATGGACGAGGAGACGCAGAAGCTCATCTTCGAGCCGTTTTTCACGACGAAGGAAAAAGGCCAGGGAACGGGCCTCGGCCTCGCGACCGTCTTCGGCGTCGTGAAGCAAAACGAAGGATTTATTTACGTCGACTCCACGCCGGGCCAGGGCGCGACGTTCCGTATCTATTTTCCGCGCCTCGCGGCCGCCGCGGAAACGGCCGCCGCCGCGGAATCCGCCCCCATCCGGGGCGGGCGCGAGCGCGTGCTGGTGGTGGACGACGACGAGATGATCCGCGACGTCACCGCGCGCGTGCTGCGGACGAGCGGTTACGCGGTCGAGTCGGCGACGAGCGGCGCGGCGGCGATCCGGCTGTGCCGCGAGGGCGACGGCGTGCCGGAACTGCTCATCACGGACATCGTGATGCCGGGAATGAGCGGGCGGGAACTCTACGACCGGCTGCGGGAGATTGTGCCCTCGCTGCGCGTTCTGTTCATTTCGGGATATCCCGAAGACGCCATCGCGGGACGCGGCCTGCTCGATATCCGCACGAACTACCTTCAGAAACCGTTTTCGATCGAGCGCCTCTCGCAGCTCGTCCGCGAGATCCTCGACGCGCCCGCCGCCCCGGCGCCGCCCGGCTGATTCGCGAAAAAACTCAGTGCGCGGCGGCGAGTCGCCCGATCACGTCCGTCGCGATCGCCTTCGCGTCGCGGTCCGCGTCGATCCACGTCACACGGCCGGGCGTCGCGGGATGATTGGCCGGCGCGGCGACGAACAGCGGCACATCGCCCAGATCGAATGCGTCGAGCGCCGCGCGCACCGCCGCGATCCCGTCCGCGTCCCACGCCGAATCGGGCCAGACGACGAGGGCGTCGGCGTCTTCCTGCAACGCCGCCCCCGCGATCCCCTCCGGCGCGCGACTCTCGCCCAGGTGAATGATTTCCGCGCCCGCGTCCCGCAACGCCCTCGCCACGGCCCTGTGCGCGCCGTCCGCCGACGGCGCGAGCGCGATCAGAATCCGAATCCGCCTGTCCATGTCGTCCCCGAGACTTCGCCGTCGCGAGTTGTTCGCGTCGCCGCGTTTTACCGCGATGCGGCGCGCTTTCGAACCGTCGGCGACGCGCCGATCGCGAGTTCGCCGGCTTGGACAATTCCCCGGCGCGGTGGTAAAGCACGCGCACGAACGTCACGCGACCGGTGAAACATGGGGACAAGACGATGACCGAAGCCGCCGAGGACCCGGCGCCGGAACTCATGGGCGAGGACGGCTGGACGGCGCTGCCGATGCCGAAAAGAATCGGACGCGGGCGTTCGTTCGTATCCGGCGACATCGACGGCGACCGGTTGCGCGTTCGGTATTTCCGGCGCGAGTCCGACGGCGCGATGGTGGGGCGCGTGTGGTTCGGACCGGGCGCCGAAGGCCCGCCGTTGCACGTCCACGGCGGCAGCATGGCCGCGGTGCTCGACGAGGTCATGGGCGGCGCGGCGTGGATGGCCGGGCACACGGTGGTCGCGGCGCAGATCACCGTCAAATTCCGCCGCATGATTCCGCTTCTGCGCGTGATGACCCTGGAGGCGTGGGTGACGAAAATAGAAGGCCGGCGCGTAGCCACCGCCGGGCGCCTGATGGGAGACGACGGCGAGGTCTACACCGAGAGCGAGGGGCTCTTCATCGAACTCGCCGCCGACCAGTTCGCCGACCTGGCCGATCGGGCGCGCAAGGCGTGGGTCACGGCGCAGACCGTGCACCCCGCCTCCGACGAGGCGACCGGCTGATTCCGCCGAATTTCCCGCAATTTCGCGCGCCTGGCGTTTGTTGACAGTCCTTTTCCCGCCTCCCTATACTCCGGCGTCTTTTTCGGGGAGTGCGTTGAACTTCTGTCGGAAATTTCCGCTCGCGGCCTTGGCCGCCTGTGTCGCGGCGTTCGCGGCGGCGTGCGGTTCACCGCCCGCGGAGTTCTCCGGCCAGGGCGGCGTCTTCGACTCCCCCGTCGGCGTGACGGTGAACGGCGACTACGCCTACATCATGAACGCCAACTTCGATCTCTCCGACGAAAAAGAAGGCGCGATCACCGTCGTCGATATTCCGAAAAGCCTCGTCAATCGCAAGGACGGCATCGTCACCCGCGTCGTGACACCCCCCTTCATCGGCCAGATGGTCCTTTCCGCGGACCGTTCGACGGGTTATCTCGCCAACCGGCGTAAGAACTCGGTGATGCTGGTCGATCTGACCGACCCCGCGCTGCCGAAGATTCTCGATCTCGATCCCGACCGCGACGGCGATCAGGGCATCAAGGTCGGTCGCGAGCCCTACGCGCTGACGCTTTCCCCCGACGACGAGACGCTCTACGTGGCCAACCTCGGGTCGGGCGACCTGTCGATCGTCGATATCCCGAGCCAAAAACTCGTGAAGAACGAGCAGCTCCAGTGGGGCATCAACGAGATTCGCATTCCGCCGGGCGGGCGCTACGCTTACATCACCAACCGCGGACTGCAATCGGTCGTGCTCTTCGACACGGTGACGAACCGCATCAATACGGCGCTCGAAACCGGCAGCCGACGCACCGGCATCGGCGTCGATACGCGCGGCATCGACTTCACGCCCGACGGGCGCTGGGCGTTCATCGCCGCGCGCCAGCCCGAGGCGCTGCTCGTCGTCGAGACCGCAAAGCTGCCCACGCACCCCGAGGACGCCATCGTCGATCTACTGCCCCTCGACCTGAAACCCACGGCCGTGCGCGTCACGCCCGACGGCGGCGAGGTGTGGGTCAGCAACTTCAGCGCGAACAACATCTACATTTTCGATACGCGCTCGCGCGCGATCCTCGACGTCATCACCGTCGGCGGCGGCCCGTCGGATATCGCGTTCACCGAAGAGAACCCGCGCGACCCGGGCCACTACTACGCGCTCGTGACGAACTTCTACACGCACAACGTCAGCCTGATCGACGCCCGCAGCAAGGAGTACATATGGGTCATTCCGTAAAGGGAATGACGCTCCGGCTGTGCGTGGCGGTGCTGGCCGCGGCGACCGCGTGGCTGGCGGCGTGCGGCGGCGGCGGGCGCGGCGTCGTCGACGAGCAGAACCGGTTCGCCGGGCCGACGACCATGGCCGTCGCGCCGAATTTTCTCGATCCCTACGGGCATTACCTGTTCGTCGCCAACAGCCAGGGCGGCACGATCAGCGTCATCAACGCGCACAGCTATCAGGTGCTCTCGGCGCACACCGACGACGTGAACGATTACGACGTGATCCGCGTGGGGCGCGCCCCGCACCGCATCGCGCTCACCCCCGCGGGCGATCGGCTCTTCGTCACCGACGCGTGGGAAGACACCGTGCGCATCGTCTCGGGCTGGGCCGGGCGGCGGCCGGATATCTTCGACGTGAAGGTGGTCTTCGACGAGGTCGGGAACAAGTTTCTGCGTTACGAGATCGCGGTGACGGAGCTGGACACCGTCGTGCGCGCGGGCGAAATCGCCATGCCGAGCTTCCCCGATTCGGCCGGGTCCATCGTGCCGGTATTCGTCACCGACCCGGACAACGATCGCGTCGTCGTGCTCGACTCCGAAACCGGCGCGGCGATCGACGAGATCCCCCTGCCCGAAAGCCCCACGAACATCGCCGTCACCCCCACGGGCAACCTCGTATTCGTCACCGGCGACGAAGGGCGGCTCTACATCATCGACGGCGACGACTTCACCCTGCTCGTCGACCTGACACTCGATCTGGGCGGCACGCTCGGGCGCATCGTGACGAGCGACGACGGCGACGAGCTCTACGTGCTCAACAACGATCCCCCGCGATTGCAGGTGATCGGCCTGAATCCCGTCCGCCTCATCACGGACGACGTGCGTCTACAGGCGTCCACGAACGGCATCGCGCGGTCCGGGCGCGGCGACTGGATCTACATCGCCGGCGACGACGGCTACGTCTACGTCTTCGATCCCACCACGCGGCGCATCTGCAATTCGTGGGGCGGTCGGGTGTTTCTCGACGACGAGTGGCCGACCTCGAACACGCGGCTCGAACGCATCGACGTCAAGGACTGCCGCGTGCTGACCGAGCAGTGGGAAGTGGTCTTCCAGCAGTTCGAGGGCGACTGGACGGTGCGGGGTTCGCGCTCGGGATTGCAGATCGGGCGGGCGCAAAGCAACCAGTACTACGTCACCGACGACGGCGCGCTCGGATTTTTCATCCGCGACGACGATCAGCGCGCCTCGGACGAGGACACGTTCTATTTCGAGACCAATGTCGGCATCGAGCCGATCCGCGTGGGCCTCGTGCCCGACGACATCATCGCCACGCCCTACTTCCTCGATCCCGAATTCGACGTCGTGTACGTGTCGAACGCGGGCACCGACAACCTGTCGATCTTCTTCAACGAGGAAAATCAGCGCCTCGGCGCGGTCAACTGACGGCGAAACGGCCCGGCGTCGTTTCCAATTCATTCATCAATTTCGACTCCGAAGCGCGTGTCGCCTGATTCGGTTTCATCCCTGATTCCGACTCCAAAAACGTCCCAAGCTGTCGAATGTCATTTTCGCGATAACTTTATTCAGATACGGCTATAAGCGGGACAATGACACAAGAGTGAGATTTTATCGCGCACGTTCGACGGCGAAACCTGTAGCCTAGGGAGCAATGACGTTGCGGACGACGTTGTTTGACGCGAAACCGCCAATGGTCCAGCTGCTCGGTCTGTTCGAGGAACCCGCCGTCGCTTCCGACGCCACCGGGCGCATTCTGGCCTGGAACGACCCATTCGTCCGCGCCTTCGAAGATCAAGCCGTCTTTGCGCGGATGGAACACCGGTTCACGACCCGCGAACCCGATTCGACCTGGGACGCCGTCTGGCGGGCCATCGTCGACAAGGGTGAATGGTCCGGCGCGTTATGCCGGATTCCGCCCAGGCTCAACGGGAGTTGGAAGGCGCATGCGAGACTGATCGCGGGCGAGCGCCCGGACGTCGCCGTCGTTCTCTGGCGGATACACCGACTCCGCGACGACGCTCACGGGCATTACCGCGAAGCGTTCGCGTCGAGCCCAACCGCGATCCTGTTCGCCGATCTCGACGGGCGCGTGATCGAGGTCAACCGGGCGTTTTGCGGCTTGTGGCGGATCTCCGAGGCGCACCCGCGTCTGGCCGATTTGTCGTCCGACCTGTGGGACAACGCACCGAGCGTGGGCGAGATCGCCAAATGCGCTGCGCAGGGCAAAAGCTGGTCGGGCGAGGTCCGCGGGCGTCGCGCGGATGGCAGCGGTTTCCCCGCCCATGTCTTCGCGGCCGCGGTTCCCGGCGCCGCCGGCGAGCCCTCGATGGTCACGATGACGGTCTTCGATCTCACGCAGTCCCGCGCAACGACCGACGAACTGCGCGCAAGCCGCGAACGCCTGCAACTGGTGGTCAATGCCGCCCCCGTGGTCCTTTGGGCCATCGATCGGGACGGCGTGTTCACGCTCTCCGAAGGACGGGAACTGAGTTCGATCGGACTCGCGCCGGGTCAGGTCGTCGGAAGTTCCCTCTTCGAGTTGTACGCCGACGTCCCGGACACGATTCGCGAAGCGCGGTGCTGCCTGGCGGGGGAGTCGTTCTCCTCGGTGGGAACGTACGGCCCATACGCCTACGAGAGCCGTCACGAGCCGCTGCGCGATGCCGAAGGCCACGTGATCGGCGCGATGGGCGTGGCGGTCAATATCACCGAGCGTAAACGCGCCGAGGCGGCGCTCGCCCGCGTGAAGGAAAGCCTCGACAACGCGCAGCGCATCGCGAAGCTCGGAAACTGGGATTGGAATCCCGATTCGGATCTCGTCTGGTGGTCTGACGAGATCTATCGCCTGCTCGACCTGGACATCGGCGCCGTCACGCCGGGCCTGCGGCCCTTCATGCGCTTCGTGCCCGACGAGGATCGCGAATCGCTGAAAAAAATGATCGGCGTGGCGCTCGCCTCGGAAAAGTCGTGGCACATGGAACATCGCCTCGTCACGGCGACGGGCCGCGACATCGTCGTCCGCCATTGGACCGAGGTCGTTCGCGACGAACGCGGCAAACCGCTGCGCCTTCGCGGCGTCATCCAGGACATCACCGAAATCCGAAAGCTGGAGCAGGAGCAGGGAGAACTGCGCGCCCTGTATGCCCAGTCCCAGAAACTCGACTCCGTCGGACGTCTCGCGGGCGGCGTCGCGCACGACTTCAACAACCTCATCACCACGGTCCGCGGTTACACCGACCTGTTGTTGCGCGACGACGGCCTGTCCGACGACGTGCGGACCTACGTGGATGAGATTCGGCGAACGGCGGACCGGGCGGCCTCGCTGTCGCGACGGCTTCTCACGTTCAGCCGGCGCGAAGAGGCGAATCCCCGCGTGGTCGAGATCGACACCGCCATCGAGGACGCATCGCGGATGGTGCGCCGGCTCATCGGCGAGAACATTCAGCTCGAGCTCGGCCTTGGCGCGGGTGACTCGGGGGTCCTCATCGATCCCGTGCATCTGGATCAGATCGTCATCAATCTCGCGGTGAACGCCCGCGACGCCATGTCGCGCGGCGGCCAGATCCGTTTCGAGACCGGACGGGTGCGCCTCGACGCACCGGTCGGCGTCGTGATGCCCCATTTCGTTCCGGGCGATTATGTCCGGCTTCGCGTGGCCGACTCCGGCTCCGGCATCGCGCCCGAGCACCTCGACAAAATCTTCGAACCGTTTTTCACGACCAAGGTCGCGGGTGAAGGCACGGGGCTCGGGCTCGCGACGGTGTACGGACTGGTGACGCAGAGCCGGGGCATGATCGACGTGACCTCTCGCGTCGGTGTGGGCACCACCTTCGTGATCCATTGGCCCGTCGCGACGCATCGGGAGATCGCGGAACCCGAACCCGTCGCGGAAGCGATCCGCCCCGGCGGACGAATCCTGCTCGTCGAGGACGAGGACGGCGTCCGCCGATTGACCTCGCTGATGCTCAAGTCGCTGGGATTCTCGGTGACGGAGGCGGCGTCGGGCGTCGAGGTCCTCCATCTCGGGCCGGGCGACCTGCGGACCATCGACCTGCTGATGACGGACATCGTGTTGCCGTACATGAACGGGCGGGAGCTCTACGAGAAGCTGCGCCCCGCCCTGCCGGATCTTCGCGTGATGTACGTGTCGGGGTATCCGCTCGAAGTGGTGACGAAGTACGGCATCGTTCCGGGCGCCGACGTCTTCATCAGCAAACCGTTCACGATGGAATCGCTGCAAAACGCCCTGTCGCGGTTTTTCCGGCCGGAGTCTCGTGTCGCCCGCGGATCGTAATCACAGCAGATCGTTCACGACCGCGTCGCGATAGATCCCCTCGACCTCCCAGCCCACGCAGTAAGTCTCCTCGTAGAAATCGGGGTGGTCGAACTCGTGCCTGTCGGCGAAGGGCACGATGTAGCCCAGCTCGTCGTTGCACAGCCCCGCGTGCATCGGGATCGTGTCGTCCAGGTGTTCCTCGTAGCCGGTCATCGCCTCGAATGAAAACACGCCCCAGTCCGGGCCGTAATCGAAGCTCGATTCCTCGCGGCCCAACAGCGTTTCGGGAAAGGTCTCGCCCGGCGCGGTGACGATCGTGAGGGGCCCGACGCGGATGCGTCCGATCACCTCGGGGATGCAGCCCACGATCCCGCACTCCCAGTAATGATCGCGGTCCAGGTTCGTCGGGCGATCGACGAGCCCCGCCAGAAACGCCGCCATGTGCAACGGATTGCGCACGGGGATGCGGATCGTCGCGGCCGCGACGTCGAGCGCCGGGGTCGTGCGCACGGGCTCGCCGTCCAGCGCCAGCGCGGCCCAGTCGGCCACCGCGAATCCGAGCGACCACGATTTCTGCCAGCTCTGATCGTTGAGCCAGATGGGATCGCCGCCCCCGTCGGTCAGCCGGACCCCGGACTCGTCGTAGGCCGGTACGTCCACGCCGAGCGGCGTGCCGAGCCCACCCACCGCGCCCGAGAGATAGACCGACGTCCCGCCGAAGAGCGTCTCCATCCGCTGCCGCGTCCATTGCGGGAAGTCGGCGGAGAACTCCATCGCGCTCATCGTGACCTCGGGGTGGTTGTGCCAGTTCACCAGCGTGGCCACGGTCGAATCGTCATCGGCGACAAAACGCGCCGCGGCAACATCGGGGTACGCCAGATACGGCCGCCGCGAGTCACGAATCAGGCCGGGGTGGTTCGAGCCGGGTTCGTTGATCGTCGCGCGTCCCGCCTGCACCGATACGGGCGCGAGGTCGTCCCACGTGTCGATGACAAGTTGCGTGATCGTGTCGGTCAGGAACTGCGAATAGGTCTCGTCGCGACCGCTCGTGAGTGGGTCGGGGCCCCAGATGCCGAGCGTATCCGGCGCTTCGTGCGTGTGCGTGGCGGAGATGAAGATGTGGTCCGGCGCGAGACCGCGGACGGCGAGGGCGTCCTTGACAACCTGCGTGCGCGGCGACGGAAACCCGACAAGATCGACGCTCACGAGCACGGCATGCTCGTCGCCCTTCGCGAAGACGAGCGCCGAGGCCGTCAGGTCGTCGTGGACGCCCGTCGCGATGCGGATGCTCGACCCGCCCACGTACCAGGGGCTCGGATGGTTTTCGAGGGTCGGCGAGACGATGGCGCGACCCGCCGCGACGTAGAGTCGACCGTCGTCGGGCGGCATGGGCAGATCGTCCGAGGTGTCGTCGTCGCCGGTGTCGTCGTCGCCGGTGTCGTCATCGGATGCGTCGTCGTCGGTGTCGTCGTCCGCGTCGTCATCCGACGTATCGTCATCGGCGTCGTCATCGGGCAGCGGCGGCCACGTGTCGTCGTCCGCCGAATCGTCATCGTCGGCGTCGTCATCATAGGAATCGTCGTCGGTGTCGTCGTCCGAAGCATCATCGTCCGCGACGAGACCTCCCGGCGAACCGTCCGAATCCGACCCATCATCGCCGCCGCCGCACGCGGCGGCAAAAATCATCAGTGCGATCGGCCAGCCCATCCGCACGCCGATCGCCAAGAATGTTCTCATCATCGTTCCCGTCCTGACGGAATCGAATCCGATCAAAGAACGGCCCGGCTGTCAATCGGCGCCGAATCGAAGAGCCGGCGCGAGGCCGGCCCTTCGGTAATTCGCTCGGAATTTCGGATCAGAAGCGCACGAAGAACACGATCGACGCCTCGTTGCCCGGCGCGGGGAACGCGATCTTCGCGAGACCTTTTTGCAGGATGTCGGCCACGTCGGAATCGCCGGTTTCGTTCTTCATGACCTCGACCTTGGTGACTTTGCCCTGGGCATCGATGGTGATCTTCACCATCGCGCTTTTGCCGCCGTGCGACTTCTGGAAGTCGGAGAGTTTCTTCGCGACCTCGTGCGTGAAGCCCTTGGTGAGCGCGTCGCGGTATGGCCCTTCGCTCGCGATGCCGAGGAATGCCACCGGATCCACGAAGGGACCGCCGGATTCGCCGCCTTCGGCTTCGTCCGCCGCCACCATGTTCGCCGACGAGCGACTCATCGCCTTGCCCTGCGCGCTGACGGACGGCATCGGTTTGCCCGGCGACATCATCTTCATCGCGGGCGGAGGTGCGGCGACGCCGCCGGACATCGAACCCGAGCCGCCGCCCATGCCGTGACCGGAGCCCGTCGCCATGGTTGCGTCGACTTCCTCTTTGTCCTTGCCGAACACGCCCTCGTACGACACGCCCTCGGGCATCTCGACCGGCACCTGCACGGTGACCTGCTTGCCGCCCTCGTTGCGCACCTTCTCTTCGACGGCGACGAACGACGTGTATTCGGTGACCAGCCGGTAATCGAGGCCGAGTTTCGTGATCTCCTCGACGAGCTGGTTGGTGTGGCCTTTGTTCGTCATCTCCGCGGACAGCTCGCCGATCTTCGCCCGCGCCCACATCGTTCCGAGCGCGCTGTAGCCGCCGTTTTCGGCCGGGAATTTCACGGGGACCGCCATCGTCGTCAGCCCCCTCGCCGTCTTGCCGGCAATTTGCACCGTCGCCTCGCCGGGTTTCGTGAATTTCCCGTGGACGACGAGCGGCTGCCCGGCGAAAAGATCCGGCAC
Coding sequences within:
- a CDS encoding YncE family protein; amino-acid sequence: MGHSVKGMTLRLCVAVLAAATAWLAACGGGGRGVVDEQNRFAGPTTMAVAPNFLDPYGHYLFVANSQGGTISVINAHSYQVLSAHTDDVNDYDVIRVGRAPHRIALTPAGDRLFVTDAWEDTVRIVSGWAGRRPDIFDVKVVFDEVGNKFLRYEIAVTELDTVVRAGEIAMPSFPDSAGSIVPVFVTDPDNDRVVVLDSETGAAIDEIPLPESPTNIAVTPTGNLVFVTGDEGRLYIIDGDDFTLLVDLTLDLGGTLGRIVTSDDGDELYVLNNDPPRLQVIGLNPVRLITDDVRLQASTNGIARSGRGDWIYIAGDDGYVYVFDPTTRRICNSWGGRVFLDDEWPTSNTRLERIDVKDCRVLTEQWEVVFQQFEGDWTVRGSRSGLQIGRAQSNQYYVTDDGALGFFIRDDDQRASDEDTFYFETNVGIEPIRVGLVPDDIIATPYFLDPEFDVVYVSNAGTDNLSIFFNEENQRLGAVN
- a CDS encoding PAS domain S-box protein; this translates as MVQLLGLFEEPAVASDATGRILAWNDPFVRAFEDQAVFARMEHRFTTREPDSTWDAVWRAIVDKGEWSGALCRIPPRLNGSWKAHARLIAGERPDVAVVLWRIHRLRDDAHGHYREAFASSPTAILFADLDGRVIEVNRAFCGLWRISEAHPRLADLSSDLWDNAPSVGEIAKCAAQGKSWSGEVRGRRADGSGFPAHVFAAAVPGAAGEPSMVTMTVFDLTQSRATTDELRASRERLQLVVNAAPVVLWAIDRDGVFTLSEGRELSSIGLAPGQVVGSSLFELYADVPDTIREARCCLAGESFSSVGTYGPYAYESRHEPLRDAEGHVIGAMGVAVNITERKRAEAALARVKESLDNAQRIAKLGNWDWNPDSDLVWWSDEIYRLLDLDIGAVTPGLRPFMRFVPDEDRESLKKMIGVALASEKSWHMEHRLVTATGRDIVVRHWTEVVRDERGKPLRLRGVIQDITEIRKLEQEQGELRALYAQSQKLDSVGRLAGGVAHDFNNLITTVRGYTDLLLRDDGLSDDVRTYVDEIRRTADRAASLSRRLLTFSRREEANPRVVEIDTAIEDASRMVRRLIGENIQLELGLGAGDSGVLIDPVHLDQIVINLAVNARDAMSRGGQIRFETGRVRLDAPVGVVMPHFVPGDYVRLRVADSGSGIAPEHLDKIFEPFFTTKVAGEGTGLGLATVYGLVTQSRGMIDVTSRVGVGTTFVIHWPVATHREIAEPEPVAEAIRPGGRILLVEDEDGVRRLTSLMLKSLGFSVTEAASGVEVLHLGPGDLRTIDLLMTDIVLPYMNGRELYEKLRPALPDLRVMYVSGYPLEVVTKYGIVPGADVFISKPFTMESLQNALSRFFRPESRVARGS
- a CDS encoding PAS domain S-box protein; amino-acid sequence: MEKVESTKSAGKRERLRVLVADDDELVISEALGALTAPVPPGEARGARGETRSEPGVDFDVAICRRGEEAIRTIRDAAGGNDPFAVAFLDYHMPPGISGLTAAEEIRVHDADVEFVIVGAPEDLSTKDLGRTAGPLHRILFVPAPTRALEWRQTALVLGHKWRAQRAHQTQARKWNTMLRERETELRAYRSGLTAEIAKHARTNLELRDTQEHYNRLTQVTREGVIVYHQGKIVDANAVAESLYGFRSGEMIGREFFDLWPLDAHSPIQQRMESENTAAHPEIGVRKDGSRFNAELVITAFMYRNRSMYLAVVQDVTERETAQQAVRETEERYQGVFEAAGEGIGILDLKGILQDANAAYAEMLGFARADLVGKPMSAFVRPGDEPFTPAFLAEIRTSKTRTPVRLEAVFMRKNGDPVDVEVALMPLTFAKRSALIGIFRDVTERKNAERALRESEMRYRMLADNATDIIWTMDMELRFTHVSPAVTRVFGYSVAEALDLPMANLMRPEDVENARSILRNAVQTSQDGVPTSAPAILELRNIHKDGHTIWTETTIDYIRDEAGNPTGIIGATRDITRRKEADAEKETLQAQLRQALKMEAIGRLAGGVAHDFNNMLTGILVNAQIMIGALDVGHPLRLEAQEIKRAAERAADLTKQLLAFGRKQIISPKALNLNEIVQMSQKMIGRIIGEDIERIYDLGESLWSIHADPVQMDQILVNLSVNARDAMPQGGTLRFVTRNCHLDRMFCRAHPGCTPGEYVLLQVSDNGHGMDEETQKLIFEPFFTTKEKGQGTGLGLATVFGVVKQNEGFIYVDSTPGQGATFRIYFPRLAAAAETAAAAESAPIRGGRERVLVVDDDEMIRDVTARVLRTSGYAVESATSGAAAIRLCREGDGVPELLITDIVMPGMSGRELYDRLREIVPSLRVLFISGYPEDAIAGRGLLDIRTNYLQKPFSIERLSQLVREILDAPAAPAPPG
- a CDS encoding YncE family protein, whose protein sequence is MAACVAAFAAACGSPPAEFSGQGGVFDSPVGVTVNGDYAYIMNANFDLSDEKEGAITVVDIPKSLVNRKDGIVTRVVTPPFIGQMVLSADRSTGYLANRRKNSVMLVDLTDPALPKILDLDPDRDGDQGIKVGREPYALTLSPDDETLYVANLGSGDLSIVDIPSQKLVKNEQLQWGINEIRIPPGGRYAYITNRGLQSVVLFDTVTNRINTALETGSRRTGIGVDTRGIDFTPDGRWAFIAARQPEALLVVETAKLPTHPEDAIVDLLPLDLKPTAVRVTPDGGEVWVSNFSANNIYIFDTRSRAILDVITVGGGPSDIAFTEENPRDPGHYYALVTNFYTHNVSLIDARSKEYIWVIP
- a CDS encoding PaaI family thioesterase, encoding MTEAAEDPAPELMGEDGWTALPMPKRIGRGRSFVSGDIDGDRLRVRYFRRESDGAMVGRVWFGPGAEGPPLHVHGGSMAAVLDEVMGGAAWMAGHTVVAAQITVKFRRMIPLLRVMTLEAWVTKIEGRRVATAGRLMGDDGEVYTESEGLFIELAADQFADLADRARKAWVTAQTVHPASDEATG